One region of Sulfurisphaera ohwakuensis genomic DNA includes:
- a CDS encoding transcriptional regulator has translation MQTEFDFLSIREKIVLLLKYSERPLTAKEIKKNLGIQKEKEVYEHLYHIAKSSKHKDYQLIVYLPYCRDCGYIFNLEIPKKPSKCPRCKSENIEPPKFLIRDKK, from the coding sequence ATGCAGACTGAATTTGATTTTTTGTCAATAAGAGAAAAAATAGTATTGCTCCTTAAATATTCCGAAAGACCTTTGACCGCAAAGGAGATTAAAAAGAATTTAGGAATTCAAAAGGAGAAAGAAGTATATGAACACTTATATCACATTGCAAAGTCCTCTAAACATAAAGACTATCAACTAATCGTATATTTACCCTATTGCAGAGATTGCGGATACATTTTTAACTTAGAAATTCCTAAAAAACCAAGTAAATGCCCAAGATGTAAAAGTGAAAATATAGAACCACCTAAGTTTCTAATCAGGGATAAAAAATGA
- the cobT gene encoding nicotinate mononucleotide-dependent phosphoribosyltransferase CobT — protein MSVKIFNGEFDIPENSRSLYILVIATTDISLIPGLTVAGTTPELTHFTPAADAEFLIKGKCSVINTVPVTPNGIPTPAIITRASLEFVKIPRLVVNAGSRIKPNLPLIDLGGEPGGDIRKGSLRKEVAERILNNGVSLGEEFSNSFDFLIIGESIPAGTTTAMAVLVGLGYDALDKVSSASPENPKELKKKIVYEAIKDLPSDLMGKLAKLSDPMLLGVSGIALGFKGKILLAGGTQMTAAAAIIKEFNKNKLKDIAIGTTKWIINDRSSDIIGLAKAVGIPILAAWLDFTNSKFEGLKVYEKGFVKEGVGAGGASIYAMKRGVTNEQILGKVEEIYQRITTNLM, from the coding sequence ATGTCAGTTAAAATTTTTAACGGGGAATTTGATATTCCAGAAAATTCAAGGTCTTTATATATTTTAGTCATAGCAACTACAGACATAAGCTTAATCCCCGGATTAACAGTAGCTGGTACCACACCGGAATTAACACATTTTACACCTGCTGCAGATGCTGAATTTTTAATTAAGGGTAAATGCTCAGTTATAAATACTGTTCCAGTTACGCCAAATGGAATTCCTACACCAGCTATCATAACTAGGGCTTCATTAGAATTTGTAAAAATACCTAGATTAGTGGTAAATGCCGGAAGTAGAATTAAACCAAATTTACCATTAATCGATTTAGGAGGAGAACCAGGAGGTGACATTAGAAAGGGTAGTTTAAGAAAGGAAGTTGCAGAAAGAATATTAAATAATGGTGTAAGCCTTGGTGAAGAATTCTCAAATTCTTTCGACTTCCTTATTATAGGTGAATCAATACCCGCTGGAACAACAACTGCCATGGCTGTGTTAGTCGGTTTAGGTTATGATGCTCTTGATAAAGTTAGCTCAGCATCACCGGAAAATCCAAAAGAACTTAAGAAAAAAATAGTTTATGAAGCAATAAAAGATCTTCCCAGTGATTTAATGGGAAAATTAGCTAAACTTTCTGACCCTATGCTCTTAGGAGTTTCTGGTATAGCATTAGGATTTAAAGGAAAAATATTACTAGCTGGAGGTACTCAGATGACAGCAGCAGCTGCTATAATAAAAGAATTTAATAAAAATAAGCTTAAAGACATTGCAATTGGAACTACTAAATGGATAATTAACGATAGAAGTTCTGATATAATAGGCTTAGCTAAGGCAGTAGGAATTCCAATTTTAGCTGCATGGCTGGATTTTACTAATTCCAAGTTCGAGGGGCTAAAAGTTTATGAAAAAGGCTTTGTCAAAGAAGGAGTGGGTGCTGGAGGAGCGTCTATTTATGCTATGAAAAGGGGTGTTACAAATGAACAAATATTAGGGAAAGTAGAAGAAATATATCAAAGAATAACTACTAATTTAATGTAA
- a CDS encoding aminotransferase class V-fold PLP-dependent enzyme, with amino-acid sequence MKFHEDFRNLVPVTKEYVYLNHAAISPIPLPILYESLRYLLDISRYGSLPVNDEENDDFYHLREKVGKLINAEPDTISFIPNTSFGINIIAHGLDLNEGDEIVTDSLEFPAVTYPFFKLKKKNIKIVIVKPRLENFEDDLLSSISKKTRLIAISHVSFNTGVKLDIKKISKEAKSVGAYTLVDIIQSAGATEVNVKDFDIDFAVAGGYKWLMGPQGSGFMYVKKGLIEDPPFYGWRSSSNYLDFNSENFMLEKGPRRFEIGTIDVAANIALAKSCEIVSQHKDEIYSRIQNLTDFVIKYAEEQGLEVITPKNKKAGIVIIKTNNPKELSRRLLEKKIVVSPRGNGVRISTHFYNLEDEVKIAIDEIRKLAF; translated from the coding sequence ATGAAATTTCATGAAGACTTTAGAAATTTAGTACCAGTGACAAAAGAATACGTTTATTTAAATCATGCTGCAATATCTCCTATACCTTTACCTATATTATATGAAAGCTTGAGATATTTGTTAGATATTTCAAGATACGGTTCCTTACCTGTAAATGATGAGGAAAATGATGACTTTTATCACCTTAGAGAAAAGGTTGGGAAATTAATAAATGCAGAACCAGATACAATATCTTTTATACCAAATACTAGTTTTGGAATAAATATTATAGCTCACGGTTTAGATCTTAATGAAGGTGACGAAATAGTTACTGATAGTCTAGAATTTCCTGCAGTTACGTATCCATTTTTTAAACTTAAAAAGAAAAATATAAAGATAGTAATAGTAAAACCCAGACTAGAAAATTTTGAAGATGATTTACTTTCTAGTATAAGTAAAAAAACTAGATTAATAGCTATAAGTCATGTTAGTTTTAATACTGGAGTAAAATTAGACATAAAGAAAATTTCTAAAGAAGCTAAGTCCGTAGGTGCATACACATTAGTTGATATTATTCAAAGCGCAGGAGCAACAGAAGTAAACGTAAAAGATTTTGACATAGATTTTGCAGTTGCCGGTGGATATAAATGGTTAATGGGTCCTCAAGGTTCTGGGTTTATGTATGTAAAAAAGGGTTTGATAGAAGATCCGCCATTTTATGGATGGAGATCATCTTCTAATTATCTTGATTTTAACTCGGAGAATTTTATGTTGGAAAAAGGACCTAGAAGATTTGAGATTGGTACAATAGATGTAGCAGCTAATATAGCCTTAGCGAAGTCATGTGAAATCGTATCACAGCATAAGGATGAAATATACTCAAGAATTCAAAATCTAACGGATTTTGTAATAAAGTACGCAGAAGAGCAAGGATTAGAAGTTATAACCCCGAAAAATAAAAAAGCTGGAATAGTTATAATAAAAACAAATAATCCAAAAGAATTATCAAGAAGATTACTAGAGAAGAAAATTGTAGTATCACCTAGAGGTAATGGGGTAAGAATTTCTACTCATTTCTATAATCTAGAGGATGAAGTGAAAATTGCCATAGATGAAATTAGAAAACTAGCATTTTAA